A single genomic interval of Nitrosomonadales bacterium harbors:
- a CDS encoding DUF3820 family protein has translation MDQVDHQHLELLVTREMPYGKYKGRLIADLPGNYLNWFARTGFPPGELGQLLALMQELDHNGLSALLDPLRKKRRP, from the coding sequence ATGGACCAAGTTGATCATCAGCACCTCGAACTGCTGGTCACGCGCGAGATGCCCTACGGCAAGTACAAGGGGCGCCTGATCGCCGATCTGCCGGGCAATTATCTCAACTGGTTCGCGCGCACCGGGTTTCCGCCCGGCGAACTGGGGCAGTTGCTGGCGCTGATGCAGGAGCTGGATCACAACGGGCTGTCGGCTTTGCTCGATCCGTTGCGCAAGAAGCGGCGGCCGTGA
- a CDS encoding DEAD/DEAH box helicase, with the protein MSTVSFADLNLAPEILKALTDSGYTTPTPIQAQAIPLVLQGFDLMAGAQTGTGKTAAFALPILQQLLPHASNSTSPARHPVRALILVPTRELAVQVEENIKAYAKHTQVRSLVVYGGVDIKTQSPTLKRGVEILVATPGRLLDHIEQKTVLLNTVQMLVLDEADRMLDMGFMPALKRILALLPRKRQSLMFSATFSDEIKKLADDFLIYPTLIEMARSNATAENVTQKAYMVEQSDKHYLLTQLLQGDDAKQAIVFTKTKLTASRLARQLQREGVSADAIHGDKSQLERMQALDAFKEGRVAVLIATDVAARGLDIDHLPMVINYEIPHAPEDYVHRIGRTGRAGASGTAISLVSPEEEKYLKEIEKLIKTDIRKEAANIPAHDYAPKPHRAPRSEHREHGREYHVPANKKPLHDPWFDRPYEPSVASPSAPIEKPEVPTGKPKVQIPALFKRPG; encoded by the coding sequence TTGAGTACCGTTAGTTTTGCCGATCTGAACCTCGCGCCGGAAATCCTCAAGGCGCTCACCGATTCCGGTTACACCACGCCCACTCCGATCCAGGCACAGGCCATCCCGCTGGTGCTGCAGGGTTTCGACCTGATGGCGGGCGCACAGACCGGGACTGGCAAGACGGCCGCGTTCGCGCTGCCGATATTGCAGCAGCTGTTGCCGCATGCCAGTAACAGTACTTCTCCGGCGCGCCATCCCGTGCGCGCGCTGATCCTGGTGCCGACGCGCGAGCTGGCGGTGCAGGTGGAAGAGAACATCAAGGCTTATGCGAAGCACACGCAGGTGCGTTCGCTGGTGGTGTACGGCGGGGTGGACATCAAGACGCAGTCGCCGACGCTGAAGCGCGGCGTGGAGATTCTGGTGGCGACGCCGGGCCGCCTGCTGGATCACATCGAGCAGAAGACAGTGTTGCTGAACACGGTGCAGATGCTGGTGCTGGACGAAGCGGACCGTATGCTGGACATGGGGTTCATGCCGGCGCTGAAGCGAATCCTGGCGCTGTTGCCGAGGAAGCGCCAGAGCCTGATGTTTTCCGCCACGTTCTCGGACGAGATCAAGAAGCTGGCGGATGATTTCCTGATCTATCCGACGCTGATCGAGATGGCGCGCAGCAATGCGACCGCCGAGAACGTCACGCAGAAGGCCTACATGGTCGAGCAGTCGGACAAGCATTATTTGCTGACGCAGTTGCTGCAGGGGGACGATGCGAAGCAGGCGATCGTGTTCACCAAGACCAAGTTGACGGCCAGCCGCCTGGCGCGCCAGTTGCAGCGCGAAGGGGTGTCCGCCGACGCGATCCATGGCGACAAGAGCCAGCTGGAGCGCATGCAGGCGCTGGATGCGTTCAAGGAGGGCAGGGTGGCGGTGCTGATCGCGACCGACGTGGCGGCACGCGGACTGGATATCGACCATCTGCCGATGGTGATCAATTACGAGATCCCGCATGCGCCGGAGGATTATGTGCATCGCATCGGCCGCACCGGGCGGGCCGGCGCTTCCGGCACGGCGATCTCGCTGGTGTCGCCTGAGGAGGAGAAGTACCTGAAGGAGATCGAGAAGCTGATCAAGACCGATATCCGCAAGGAGGCCGCGAATATTCCCGCGCACGACTATGCACCAAAGCCGCACCGTGCGCCGCGTAGCGAGCACCGCGAACACGGCCGCGAGTACCATGTGCCCGCAAACAAGAAACCGCTGCACGATCCGTGGTTCGACAGGCCGTATGAACCGAGCGTCGCCAGCCCGAGCGCGCCGATCGAGAAACCCGAAGTGCCGACCGGAAAGCCCAAGGTGCAGATTCCGGCGCTGTTCAAGCGCCCAGGTTAG
- a CDS encoding TusE/DsrC/DsvC family sulfur relay protein has product MEIPTRDGDGYLESMNDWTPEIAKAMADADGYELNDEKWAHIMKAREFYEEFGTVPPIRKFAKYIEQDQKELFDLWMTGPMKPITKYGGLPKPTGCV; this is encoded by the coding sequence ATGGAAATCCCGACACGCGATGGAGACGGTTATCTCGAAAGCATGAATGACTGGACCCCGGAGATCGCAAAGGCGATGGCTGATGCCGACGGTTACGAGTTGAACGATGAGAAATGGGCACACATCATGAAAGCCCGCGAATTCTACGAAGAATTCGGCACTGTTCCGCCGATTCGCAAGTTCGCGAAATATATCGAGCAGGACCAGAAAGAACTCTTCGACCTGTGGATGACCGGCCCGATGAAACCCATCACCAAGTACGGCGGCCTGCCGAAACCGACCGGCTGCGTCTGA
- a CDS encoding low molecular weight phosphotyrosine protein phosphatase, which produces MMKKVSVVFVCMGNICRSPTAEAVFRQYVENAGLSGNILIDSAGTHDYHIGEPPDRRTQRAAQQRGYDMGGLRGRQVAEDDFRRFDYVLAMDRANLAILQRIAPPDSGTQTRLFLEFARHHAEREVPDPYYGGADGFERVLDMVEDAAEGLLQHIRERHL; this is translated from the coding sequence ATGATGAAAAAAGTTTCTGTCGTGTTTGTCTGCATGGGCAATATCTGCCGCTCGCCCACGGCCGAGGCGGTGTTCCGCCAGTATGTCGAGAATGCGGGTTTGTCCGGGAACATCCTGATCGATTCGGCGGGGACGCACGATTACCACATCGGCGAGCCGCCGGACCGGCGCACGCAGCGGGCGGCGCAGCAGCGCGGTTACGATATGGGCGGATTGCGCGGGCGGCAGGTGGCAGAGGACGATTTCCGCCGTTTCGATTATGTGCTGGCGATGGATCGGGCCAATCTTGCCATCCTGCAACGCATCGCGCCGCCGGATAGCGGAACGCAGACGAGACTGTTCCTCGAGTTTGCGCGCCATCATGCGGAGCGCGAAGTTCCCGATCCCTATTATGGCGGCGCGGACGGGTTCGAGCGGGTGCTGGATATGGTGGAGGATGCGGCGGAAGGGTTGTTGCAGCATATCCGAGAGCGGCATCTGTAG